A region from the Benincasa hispida cultivar B227 chromosome 12, ASM972705v1, whole genome shotgun sequence genome encodes:
- the LOC120067180 gene encoding maspardin, whose amino-acid sequence MGIKGVSSAPGDFIYFKSQVPLHRIPIGTKQWRYYDFGPKVVPPLICLPGIAGTADVYYKQIMFLSMKGYRVISVDIPRVWNHQEWIQTFEKFLDAIDVHRIHLYGTSLGGFLAQLFAQHRPRRVKSLILSNSFLETKSFSAAMPWSPIVSWAPSFLLKRYVLTGIRDGPHEPFIADSVDFVVSQVEMLSREDLASRLTLTVDDASVGPLLLPDSSITIMDTNDYCAVPLQLKDQLNERYSGARRAYLKTGGDFPFLSRPDEVNLHLQLHLRRVGVEARPDLVQVAPQGGSDSGPSEKKDERDGDDTHEDDNERRETSPSESQISPAPESSESHSIENQLLNNAKAGFVGNKMLLSTHGETKLLMAVDEILLRYIQMICVSLILGMKDAGSTHLLTFIPDR is encoded by the exons ATGGGAATCAAAGGCGTCTCCTCGGCGCCCGGCGATTTCATCTACTTCAAGTCTCAGGTTCCCCTTCACCGGATTCCT ATTGGTACCAAGCAATGGCGATACTATGATTTTGGCCCCAAAGTTGTACCGCCTCTTATCTGTCTTCCTGGAATAGCGGGCACGGCAGATGTCTACTACAAACAAATTATGTTTTTGTCAATGAAG GGTTACCGAGTGATTTCTGTTGACATTCCCCGTGTATGGAATCATCAAGAGTGGattcaaacatttgaaaagttcttgGATGCTATAGACGTTCATCGT ATACATCTTTATGGCACTTCACTTGGGGGCTTTCTAGCACAACTTTTTGCTCAACATCGGCCAAGACGTGTTAAATCTTTGATATTATCTAATTCATTTCTTGAGACTAAAAGTTTTTCTGCAGCAATGCCATGGTCTCCAAT TGTGAGTTGGGCCCCCTCTTTTTTGCTGAAAAGGTATGTCTTAACAGGAATTCGTGATGGCCCGCATGAACCTTTCATTGCAGATTCTGTAGACTTCGTTGTTTCTCAG GTGGAAATGCTTTCTAGAGAAGATTTGGCATCAAGGCTGACCCTAACCGTTGATGATGCGTCAGTTGGGCCTCTTCTTCTTCCAGATTCGTCTATTACCATAATGGAT ACAAACGACTATTGTGCGGTTCCACTTCAACTCAAAGATCAACTGAATGAAAGATATTCTGGAGCCAGGAGAGCATATTTGAAAACAGGGGGGGATTTCCCATTTCTTTCACGCCCCGATGAAGTTAACTTGCATCTTCAG CTCCACCTGAGACGTGTTGGCGTAGAAGCACGGCCAGATTTGGTCCAGGTTGCTCCACAAGGAGGTAGCGACAGTGGTCCTAGTGAGAAGAAAGACGAAAGAGATGGTGATGACACACACGAGGATGACAATGAACGCAGGGAAACTTCACCTTCCGAGAGTCAAATATCTCCAGCTCCAGAAAGTTCAGAATCTCATAGTATAGAGAATCAGCTACTTAACAATGCTAAAGCTGGTTTTGTGGGTAACAAGATGCTTTTATCAACTCACGGAGAAACTAAACTACTCATGGCAGTCGATGAGATATTACTACGATATATTCAGATGATATGTGTAAGTTTGATCCTAGGCATGAAGGATGCTGGTTCAACTCACCTGTTAACATTTATACCAGACAGGTAG